From Crassostrea angulata isolate pt1a10 unplaced genomic scaffold, ASM2561291v2 HiC_scaffold_182, whole genome shotgun sequence, the proteins below share one genomic window:
- the LOC128169697 gene encoding uncharacterized protein LOC128169697 — protein CFEQKRMALSKYDSTRGTTNLARIARAILGPCTDVLRDVLTKEITPPNLKKELNKYPNKYRISKHLKQVVKNGDYSKFDISLLYMFLRNLGSIPEHKNKWGTDPDPYDKSVSANIERIRNLRNEWGHFTDLSLSDSDFEQHWKNIFQTVKDLEGYLGATTVYQDALNKLKTCCMDPDSTQPYIKKLLWVEQLVTDITDLK, from the coding sequence tGAGCAAAAGAGAATGGCCTTATCAAAATATGACTCTACTCGGGGAACAACAAATCTTGCTCGAATTGCCCGGGCTATCTTAGGTCCCTGCACTGATGTACTGCGCGATGTTCTCACGAAAGAGATAACTCCACCAAATTTGAAAAAGGAACTTAATAAATATCCAAACAAATATCGAATcagtaaacatttaaaacaggTTGTCAAAAATGGAGATTACTCGAAATTTGACATTTCATTGCTTTACATGTTTTTAAGAAACCTGGGTTCAATTCCTGAACATAAAAACAAATGGGGAACAGATCCAGATCCATATGATAAAAGCGTGTCAGCAAACATAGAACGAATTCGGAATTTAAGAAACGAGTGGGGACATTTTACAGATTTATCTCTTTCTGACTCAGATTTTGAACAACAttggaaaaatatatttcaaactgtAAAGGATCTTGAGGGTTACCTCGGAGCAACAACCGTGTACCAGGACGCCCTGAACAAGTTGAAGACTTGTTGTATGGACCCGGATTCAACACAGCcctacataaaaaaattgttgtggGTTGAACAATTAGTAACTGATATTACAGATCTAAAAG